The Phragmites australis chromosome 13, lpPhrAust1.1, whole genome shotgun sequence DNA window CTGGACCTGAACCTGCACGGGACAGTGCTTCGACAAGCGGTAGTGAGGCCGCGCTCCTAGAGACGTAGTATTTCCCCTACTGGATGGGTCATGGGTGCAGTACATATTCTCTTCTAATAAAGTAGCTGGCTCTAGATCATTCTTTGTATGTAGAATCATTTCTTAACTTGCTAGATGAAATAAAGATGCCATAAAAACAGCCAACAGATCGAGCTTACACTTTACACCCCTAGTCCTAACATAAATCGTACTGTTTCATATGAAGTTGATGCAAAACTCTTATGAAATTCCTGCTTTCCTAACGGAGACTTTTGATATGACCAAATTGGGACATATATATGATCAGATCGGATCAGTTAATTACATGATGGAGCAGGGCGGGGGTTCCTGCTCGTAGACTACTCTCTCCTGGTACATTGGGCACGAAGGCCACGAGGGGACATGGTGGACGAACACCACCGGCGGCTCGGGCGCCTTCTTCTCCGCGCCCGCCGCCGATTTCTTCTCCCCCTGCTTCTCCTCGGGCTTTTTCTGCTGCTCGGGTTTCTTCTGCTGCTCGGGTTTCTTCTCCTGCTCGGGTTTCTTCTCCTCCGGCTTGGGTGGCGGGCCGATGGTGACAACGGACGCGCGCTTCCCGGCCTTCCTCGTCTGCACAATCACGTCCACCGGGTCCACGCTGCCGGTCACCGTCATCGTGCTCTTTTCGGAGTCGATCTCGATCTTGTCAACACCTGATCATTGGTAGAAAGACCGATTCATTCGGATCGACGCAAGGACCCAACTCAATTGTATTGCCATAATCCATGTTCCATAATTGAAGCGGGTTGTACCTTGGAGGCCAGAGACGGCCTGCAGGACCTTGCGCTTGCATTTGGCGCAGGAGGTGTCCACCTTGAGCACCGTCCTCTTCGACATGGATGCTCGTTCCCTTTGCTGCTCCCTGGCCTGTCCAACCCTGCACGATAGTGCCGGCAGGCGTTTGCTCCCGCAGGCCCTTGAGCTAGTACAAGTACTTCGTTGGGTTttgaggtggttggagggacaAACTGAGTAGCTCAACCCCTTGAGTGAAAAGTCCAATCGATGTATCATCGCATTGGCTAGCTGCTAACATTGTCATCACCAACTCGATCTCTAACTTGCTAATGATTATTGACTTCACTACAGATTATTAACTGGATTGCAACCCGTCAGAATTCTGATGGGATATATAACATTTTCGTAGCTCTAAACTGCTCCCTTCGTCTCAAAATTAATGATGTTTTAATCTCCTCTATAATATTTAAAAGATTCTCTATAATTTCGAAGTAATTTTAGCTTAAATTTTCTAGTCTTACTTCTCCattaaataattttcttttcaataCATGTCTCATTTCACATGCAATGAATAATATTAAAAGAGGTTAAAAtacttattttattttttatcttataGTTATatttaacttaaaatattacCTATTTTAAGACGAAAAGAATATTTAACTACTAGTTCCTATCTAATGTTTGAAAATTAGTTAGTTGAGTACCATGACGTAGAAACATGcgcattgatttcttcaaggATTTCGCCCGTTTGGTGGACTTGCTGGCAAGCAATGAACCTCGTGCCATGCATGACCCTGATATCCTAACGAAGCAAATGTTATATATGATTGGTTTAGCATTCCTATATACTACCGTACCAACAGGAAGTTCTCGTTTCAATGACGGTTCCAGAGCTGAGAATTAGAGTGGCTTAATTTTTTTCGTCTTactcctttctcttctttttttttttcttttctttttgcttctcatcctcttcctcttcttgttctttCATATCCAAATATTTTAGAGGACTTGTGGGCTCTAAAGTGTTTTGGGGTTAGGGCTAGTACAAATATTTCCATTGGGCAGCATATTCTAGAAGTTGGAGGTTGAACCACTGTCTCTAACCTATTCTGTACATGGCGGACGTCAAGCTGCCAAGGGGATCGAGGCTCCATGCATTCTAGAACCCAGATAGCAGTAGCATACATTTTCcgtcaaaagaaaaaagaagcagTAGCACACATATAAtgttaaaaatctaaaattagacaacatatatgtcgtatttgctaaaatagatgatatattaccgtatttacaattttagcattcgtattcagcatattatttaccgaaaatagaATCTCGGTACACCGTACGTCGAAAAACCGCGAACCTGGTCATATTTgaacaccgtgtaccgaatacaggttacgtgtgccgaatatgacctTTATCTGCTGTACTGTCACTAATTCGACACACGATCATAACATCTTGTGGCGAATATGAGTTTTTCgacgtacggtgtaccgaaaatctattttcagtAAATAATGCACCGAATATGAATACgaatattaaatttgtaaatacgacaacatattatctattttgacaaatacacttatatatgttatctaattttgaatttttacctACAATATGTGGTTGCCACTTGCCACGGTAAACAGTTGTCTCAACGAGCATCGAACATCTCGGCTAATTGCTGTGACAAGCCACGGTGTATGCACTACTGCACTAGTAGAGTTACAACAACAGCAACGACGAACAACAACGACTCCTTGTACCCTTTCGAGGCTTACGGATCGAGCTTCCCAACTTTGCGACTGTACTCATTAAGTTACAACAACAGCGGCAACAACAAACACTCCCTGCGCTTTTGTACAGACATAGCAAGAAGCTCCTCACTTTTGGCGCTGAATCAGAGTATCATCAGCTCGTCGCTAGTGCCCCTTCCCTTTGGATCTTGCCCAACCGCCCCGCTTCTTGTATAGAAATTGACTATCTTATGATCCAGTTTAAAATAATGTTCCATCTTATCCAGAGGTTTCACATCCAGATCAACAATATATGCCTGCAAAAGGAATGTGCAATTCAACACCATTTATGCGGAAACAAACGTTAAATAAAGAAGTGAATTCACAAAGCAAACTCAGTTGTTCATAATGAACTATATAACTAGTTAAGTTGCTGGACAACTATGAGATGAAGGTAACAACAATAGATTTCACAGTAGTATACCTTGTAACCATAGGTTTGCTCCACTGAGTCAAGAAATACTGTATCATAATCAGAATATGCTGTTCCACTCTCTCTTGGCCGAAAGCTGATCATTAGGCTACAGTCCTTTGCAGTAGCAGAAATAAGGAAGTCCCTGACAATCTTCAGGCTTTTGTCCAACGAAAGAGAATGCAAGAGAGTGTACTTCCGCAATAGCTCTGGATGAGTTATATTTTTGCAGACCAAACAAGGCTGAGAAATTATGTTGTAGTACAAATGAATTGCCCCTTCAATGTCATGATCGTCCAGCTTTTGAGTGGCCAACAGTTTACCTAATACTCCAGATTTAAAAATTGCCTCCGACAGGAGCTCAATAAAGTCAGATAGCTCTGGGCCACTAACCTTGCTGAGATTTCCGAGACACTTTTCTGTTTTGTCATGATGAACACTATTTGCACCACCTCCCATGCCACCAAAAACTAAAGAACCATTCACAAAATCCTGAAGTTGTTCTGAGTAGAGAAAAATGACTTTATGGCCATGCGTATTCTTTCTTTTGACCCAGAAAATAGATCAAGAGGATTGTATTCACTAGTCTTCGATATCTGAAATGTGTGGAACAATGTGTTGGGAATCAACCTGATTTCAAAGACCAAATGAGATAGTGTGCCATAAATAACAAGAAAGCTTGAAGGTATTGTCATAACAATTGTATCAACAATGCATGTTTCTTTTTTGGTGAGCAAAAGAGAGTAGGATTCTATCTTGTATCAAGCATACCAATCTACATACCTCACCCTAATGAAATTTGAGGTGCTGATGCATCTTATATCGTGTTACTTGTTTCTTGATAGAATTTTCTTTTGATATATATTCTGATGACAGCAGAAACCCACATTTGGCCTGAAAGGGAAAGGCAAAGCATGCCGAAAAGAGTAAGAAGAAGGATGAGGTGCTACTGAATCTATCTTCTTTCATAATCTAAACAAGCATCAAATTATGGTAAGAAGAAGGATGAGGTGTTAAAATAAGGTCAAAATGCAAAGAGTTTACCAGAAAATAAAGAGTGGTCAGCTATTAGAAGAGTAGCATCAGCAGTGTTATCAATTGAACTTGCATTCACTCTCCAAGCAGGAGGGCTGTTAAGCACATTCTTTTTAACAAGCTCCAGAAAATCCCTAGAGACACGTACAAGAATCTACATCATGGAAAGATGGCATGATTTATTTGATTAGTCATGAGGTTCCAAAGAATAACGTCTTTAGAAACAACAACAAATGATGAAATAACAGCACGTTTGTGACCAAACTCAATAGTTTGCACATCCATGCCATATTATTCTCGTATACCAGATTAGTAGGGTGATGGCTATTACTAGGACATGGTAACAATTCTCTCATTACTTCTAGAAGAAAAGAATATCCAAGTATCAACGATTGTCGATATGTTGCTAACCAAAAATTACAATAACGGGATATACATGAACTGAATCTAAACCTTACCCCACCACCAACATGATTGGCACCCAGAAGTTGGCTCATAACGTGCACTGCATAGGCTTGATTCAAGCAATCTTGTTTAACAGACTCAACCAATTCTGGGATATGACCCCACAACAGTTGCTCATAACTTGAGAAGACCATACAATTTGGTGCTGGTTGTGTCTTGTCTTTAAGAACCTTCTTGACCTGCAGTACTTTGCCAAGCTGTAAAAAAGGAGGTGATCAAATCATATTTCCACCAAACGTATCATAGCAAGGAAGAATGCATACACGATCACAAAATGCAAAATCACAGAGCGTGATATATGCTTAAATTTCATACGGCAACGTAAGCGTCCCTGATCCCCGTGTCATCACTTGCTGGATCGGGCACTGGATCTGGGCTGGTACAACCGCATCCGTGCAGCACACATGAAGTCGAGAAATTCGCAGCGCATGCAAGCCAAGTAACAGGCGAGGACACAAGAAGGACCAACTCGGCGCATACCATAGAAGGCGATGAGCCAGGGTAGCTGAGGATGAGATTCGCAGCACCCTCTCCTTTGTAAGCCCAATCCTTAGCGTCTCCAGCTTGCAAATACTATGTACCTGAACACTCAGTAAGAAGAATGGGAATCTAGCTTTGATGTTTAAGTCCGCAGCAAACCCAAGCTGCGGATGACTAATAGACCAAAATCAAGCGAGAAGAGGTAATCAAAGCTTGTTCCTAGGCGGTGTGGCATTTGATCGAGCAGATGGCGAGGGGGAGGGCCGCCCGGCAGGTAGCAGCTGCAGGGGAAGCAGGCGGGCGTGATGCTTACCAGCGGAAGGAGGTGGCTTGCGCTTGCGTTGGGCTTGGACCCTACTCCAGCGATCACCGGAAGATGAGGCTGGATGCTGCAAGATGGGCAGTTGGAGCTAGCAGTATTCAGGGGAAGCAGGAGGAAAGTAGCGTAGCAGATTCccagtttttttaatattattttttacggGAATTTCACAAATATTACGCAGTCACTACACAGTTTAgcgaaaattaatttttcgATAGGCACTTTGGTCctatgaaaaattaattttcacacgTTGGTTtggtgaaaattaa harbors:
- the LOC133887885 gene encoding heavy metal-associated isoprenylated plant protein 2-like, which produces MSKRTVLKVDTSCAKCKRKVLQAVSGLQGVDKIEIDSEKSTMTVTGSVDPVDVIVQTRKAGKRASVVTIGPPPKPEEKKPEQEKKPEQQKKPEQQKKPEEKQGEKKSAAGAEKKAPEPPVVFVHHVPSWPSCPMYQERVVYEQEPPPCSIM